The Shewanella sp. KX20019 genome window below encodes:
- a CDS encoding chorismate mutase: MSKPQPLNHTREQITTLDNDLLALLAKRRELSLDVARSKEVDVRPIRDTTREKELLARLVKQGREQGLDAHYVISLYQSIIEDSVLNQQAYLHGRANPETQQQQYCVAYLGARGSYSYLAASRYCDRRQVEMQDLGCQSFDEIVQAVESGHADYGFLPIENTSSGSINEVYDVLQHTSLAIVGETTIEVGHCLLANNGANINDIKTVYAHPQPISQCSRYLSQHGDFKLEYCSSSAEAMEMVCNAGNNSVAAIGSSEGGALYQLEAIDSGLANQKINQSRFIVVARKAVDVPEQLPAKCTLIMATGQKPGALVEALLVLKARNLNMSKLESRPIPGTPWEEMFYLDIDANLSSEPMQAALKELERTTRFIKVLGCYPCETVNPTQLSNSQLMIEPSTSKSTTTSSTVSNKQKRYSKAYKTKATEIICGQLSIGNNQSAAIAQLQLPFEISQFEQRAKALKESGFQAVVIQGLSQQSDLLGSLSQFKHTLDQFGLVCILMVEHETDLAIAAQLGDVIMLSGTQMYNQAILTQMGSLLLPIILERNTMASVDDFLNAAEIVLSQGNQQLALCESGVSTLNNSGKPSLDLAALVELKNASHLPILVNPCYAIDTLKLPDFTKAIKQLGGDGIVVNIANIEQVGVNEEQQTLLNDLLNNLYR, translated from the coding sequence ATGAGCAAACCACAACCTTTAAACCACACTCGAGAGCAGATAACGACTCTCGACAACGACCTTTTGGCTTTATTGGCAAAACGCCGAGAATTAAGTTTAGATGTTGCTCGCAGCAAAGAAGTCGACGTTAGGCCTATACGTGATACGACTCGCGAAAAAGAGCTGCTCGCACGCCTCGTAAAACAAGGCCGTGAACAGGGCTTGGATGCACACTATGTAATTTCGTTATACCAGAGCATTATTGAAGACTCAGTACTTAACCAACAAGCCTACCTTCATGGGCGTGCTAACCCAGAAACTCAGCAACAGCAGTATTGCGTTGCTTACCTTGGCGCTCGCGGTTCCTATTCATACCTAGCCGCCAGCCGCTATTGCGACAGACGCCAAGTCGAAATGCAAGATTTGGGTTGCCAAAGCTTTGATGAGATAGTCCAAGCAGTTGAATCCGGCCATGCTGATTATGGCTTTTTACCGATTGAAAACACTTCATCAGGTTCCATCAACGAAGTTTATGATGTGCTGCAACATACCAGTCTAGCAATTGTCGGTGAAACCACTATCGAAGTTGGCCACTGTTTACTGGCCAATAATGGCGCAAATATTAATGATATAAAAACCGTCTATGCCCATCCACAACCGATAAGCCAATGCAGTCGCTATCTAAGCCAACATGGCGACTTCAAGTTAGAGTACTGTTCAAGCAGCGCTGAAGCGATGGAGATGGTGTGTAACGCTGGCAACAATAGTGTGGCAGCTATAGGCAGTAGTGAAGGCGGCGCGTTATACCAGCTCGAAGCGATCGATAGCGGTTTAGCAAACCAAAAAATTAACCAAAGCCGCTTTATTGTTGTTGCACGCAAAGCGGTTGATGTACCAGAGCAATTACCCGCAAAATGCACACTCATTATGGCTACAGGGCAAAAGCCCGGCGCCCTGGTTGAAGCGTTACTGGTATTGAAAGCCAGAAACCTGAATATGAGTAAGCTAGAATCTCGTCCTATCCCAGGTACACCTTGGGAGGAGATGTTCTACCTTGATATTGACGCTAACCTGTCAAGTGAACCTATGCAGGCTGCGCTGAAAGAATTAGAAAGAACCACACGTTTCATCAAAGTGCTAGGCTGTTATCCATGTGAAACGGTTAATCCTACTCAGCTCAGCAATAGCCAACTAATGATTGAGCCAAGCACCTCTAAATCAACGACAACATCAAGCACTGTAAGCAATAAACAGAAGCGTTACAGCAAAGCTTATAAAACGAAGGCTACAGAAATAATCTGCGGTCAACTGAGCATCGGCAATAATCAATCTGCAGCGATAGCTCAATTGCAATTGCCATTCGAAATCAGTCAATTTGAACAGCGCGCTAAAGCACTTAAAGAATCAGGCTTCCAAGCGGTTGTAATCCAAGGGTTGAGTCAACAAAGTGACTTACTAGGCTCTCTCAGCCAGTTCAAGCATACCTTGGATCAGTTTGGTCTGGTTTGCATCTTAATGGTTGAACATGAAACTGACTTAGCCATTGCCGCACAACTTGGTGATGTGATCATGTTGTCAGGCACGCAAATGTACAACCAAGCCATACTCACTCAAATGGGATCTCTGTTACTGCCTATCATATTAGAGCGCAACACCATGGCCAGCGTCGATGACTTCCTTAATGCGGCAGAAATTGTATTAAGCCAGGGGAATCAGCAATTAGCCTTATGTGAATCAGGCGTAAGCACACTCAATAATTCGGGGAAACCCTCTCTCGATCTAGCCGCTTTAGTTGAGCTTAAAAATGCTAGCCATTTACCTATATTAGTAAACCCTTGCTATGCAATTGATACACTGAAACTACCTGACTTTACCAAAGCGATTAAGCAACTTGGTGGTGATGGAATTGTGGTTAACATTGCTAATATTGAACAAGTGGGTGTGAACGAAGAGCAACAAACACTGCTTAACGATCTACTCAACAACCTGTATCGATAG
- a CDS encoding cation:proton antiporter yields MTSYEILCLLSALSLVISLISSRLHRWQDTITITALALLLSLLILAAGKVFGVSVYSSLVTDLEQLDFKALLLNGMLGFLLFAGALQIKLHVLKKQKWEICILALIGTLISTVVIGGVLYWVAGLLGLPLAFSYCLLFGALISPTDPIAVLAIIKQLGAPEDIATQVEGESLFNDGIGLVIFVAISQVAFSTEPLTMAGITGLFLQEAVGGVLYGALLAGGLHFMLGFSEDRTQFLLMTLLIPTAGYVVADMIGVSGPLAMVTSGIIAGNLSIPKLLKESECVTLESFWGLIESFFNSLLFLLLGLLLLLIDFDAELWWFMLLSVPIVLLGRVVSIYLPYLGFRRVKRYNSYAERILVWGGLRGGLALAMAMSLPTGIMLADSNSIDLRELLMVMTYAVVVFSILVQGTTIPSLIDKSNAEEEDKRAGEL; encoded by the coding sequence GTGACTAGTTACGAAATTCTCTGTCTTCTTTCTGCACTATCTTTAGTTATATCGCTTATCTCTTCACGCTTACACCGCTGGCAAGATACCATCACGATTACCGCGCTTGCACTGCTTCTAAGCCTATTAATATTGGCGGCAGGCAAGGTGTTTGGTGTCTCTGTTTATTCGAGTTTGGTGACCGACCTTGAACAGCTAGACTTTAAAGCCTTGCTGCTAAACGGAATGTTAGGTTTTCTACTTTTCGCTGGTGCCCTACAGATTAAATTGCATGTGCTTAAAAAGCAGAAGTGGGAAATATGTATTCTGGCATTGATCGGCACCCTCATATCAACAGTGGTGATTGGCGGAGTGTTGTATTGGGTCGCAGGCTTATTAGGTTTGCCGTTAGCATTTAGCTATTGCTTATTATTTGGGGCGCTGATTTCACCAACAGATCCTATAGCGGTATTGGCTATTATTAAACAACTTGGTGCGCCAGAAGATATCGCAACTCAAGTTGAAGGTGAGTCACTGTTCAATGATGGTATCGGCTTGGTTATTTTTGTCGCTATTTCACAAGTGGCCTTTTCTACTGAGCCATTAACGATGGCGGGTATAACGGGTTTATTTTTGCAAGAAGCGGTAGGTGGAGTTCTATATGGGGCTTTGCTTGCTGGCGGATTACATTTCATGTTGGGCTTTTCGGAAGACCGCACTCAATTTTTACTGATGACGCTACTGATCCCCACAGCGGGATATGTGGTCGCCGATATGATTGGCGTGTCAGGGCCACTAGCGATGGTGACGTCTGGGATCATTGCAGGCAATCTAAGCATACCGAAACTCCTAAAAGAGTCTGAATGCGTGACGTTAGAGAGTTTCTGGGGACTGATCGAGTCTTTCTTCAACTCGTTGCTATTTTTACTGCTGGGTTTGCTACTGCTGCTTATCGATTTTGATGCCGAGCTTTGGTGGTTTATGTTGCTCTCTGTGCCCATCGTATTGTTAGGCCGAGTTGTTAGTATCTACTTACCCTATTTGGGCTTTCGTCGAGTAAAGCGTTACAACTCATATGCCGAGAGAATCCTTGTTTGGGGAGGGCTGCGTGGCGGTCTAGCATTAGCGATGGCGATGAGCTTACCGACTGGAATAATGTTAGCAGATAGTAACTCTATCGACTTAAGAGAGTTATTGATGGTCATGACGTACGCGGTGGTGGTGTTTTCTATCCTGGTACAAGGAACAACAATTCCTAGCTTGATTGATAAGAGCAATGCGGAAGAGGAAGATAAGAGGGCTGGTGAACTTTAA
- the hpf gene encoding ribosome hibernation-promoting factor, HPF/YfiA family, with product MIKITSKHFEVTESIRERIEARLEKLARHDVQLINPHVIIQQEKQGFKIEASVGIPSAKLFAQAKHEDLYAAITAMGQKLEKQLNRLTHKPESQRHATLKREDDAIDDGFDDSNEEEYAA from the coding sequence ATGATAAAGATTACTAGCAAGCACTTCGAAGTTACTGAATCTATCCGCGAACGTATTGAAGCAAGATTAGAGAAATTAGCACGACACGATGTGCAGCTTATTAATCCACACGTAATCATACAGCAGGAGAAACAAGGTTTTAAGATTGAAGCTTCAGTTGGCATTCCTAGTGCCAAGTTATTTGCCCAGGCGAAACATGAAGACCTATACGCAGCAATTACTGCAATGGGACAAAAGCTGGAGAAACAGCTAAATCGCCTAACACATAAACCCGAAAGCCAACGCCATGCAACACTTAAAAGAGAAGATGATGCAATTGATGACGGCTTTGACGATAGCAATGAGGAGGAATACGCAGCTTGA